A genome region from Bemisia tabaci chromosome 3, PGI_BMITA_v3 includes the following:
- the LOC109029970 gene encoding retinaldehyde-binding protein 1 produces the protein MEVIPDERIKADVEHLKEWISKEPHLPRVSDEQWLAEFLYHNKFSLEKAKRKLEAYYSLRTKYPEILRNRNPTAEEFSRLRRSLKLAFAHKPMRDGSVVFFFGLDPDGNPKDLDGTTFMKLVFMFGDLVLLRGEQGRRNLVAVVNYKNCTYQHLLKLMTVGAKIAEIFVGAYTERIKAIHCINVPSFALKPIEFMMKCFPSKLVERMQIHTGSVSSASFSEHVDEDVLCSDFGGSGPPLAQLEQKTFEEMEKYRNWFQEQDNICSDESLRRNKNSEIDKMRGSFRRLEVD, from the exons ATGGAGGTGATTCCAGACGAACGAATCAAGGCAGACGTGGAGCATTTGAAAGAGTGGATCTCCAAGGAGCCGCATCTTCCGCGAGTCAGCGACGAGCAATGGTTGGCGGAGTTCCTCTACCACAACAAATTCAGCCTGGAGAAAGCCAAGCGGAAGTTGGAGGCCTACTACTCGCTCCGCACCAAATACCCTGAAATCCTCAGGAACCGCAACCCCACCGCTGAGGAATTTTCGCGACTCCGGCGATCCTTGAAATTGGCGTTCGCTCATAAGCCGATGAGAGACGGCTCGGTCGTGTTCTTCTTCGGGCTGGACCCCGATGGAAACCCGAAGGACTTGGATGGGACCACTTTCATGAAGCTCGTTTTTATGTTCGGGGATCTTGTGCTCTTGCGGGGTGAACAAGGGCGCAGGAACTTAGTCGCTGTCGTCAACTACAAAAACTGCAC GTACCAACACTTGCTGAAGTTGATGACGGTCGGGGCGAAGATCGCGGAGATCTTCGTCGGGGCGTACACGGAGCGGATCAAAGCAATTCACTGCATCAACGTGCCCTCGTTCGCGCTGAAACCCATCGAGTTCATGATGAAGTGCTTCCCCTCGAAACTCGTGGAGCGCATGCAGATCCACACTGGCTCAGTTTCGTCCGCTTCTTTCTCCGAGCACGTTGACGAGGATGTTCTCTGCAGCGATTTCGGCGGCAGCGGTCCCCCTCTCGCCCAACTGGAAC AAAAAACGTTTgaagaaatggaaaaatatagAAATTGGTTCCAAGAGCAGGACAACATATGCTCTGATGAGAGTCTGCGCAGAAATAAAAACAGTGAAATCGACAAAATGAGAGGCTCTTTCCGAAGATTGGAAGTTGACTGA
- the LOC109029903 gene encoding uncharacterized protein gives MLGYQFYHFSCWYYFPVYHLSKLTGVLHVGIDRKALQKSNDTKQKKLPIFKISITSWLVFCAWAVLNAKVVDHVSDMTRTGMQKYNSCFDEVCSESVCRSACAHYAIAWVAETHCALSLLLGLLYRPAKLRKLLNDLYHQATLARVTFPVQICVSTFVLLGIHACTFWMQWQRNNYGVGFLHRFGYAYIAMITPIIHETFIAALVTCVEVLFKNFNAQIDRLCALDSVAVFQEDMTSKIEALTHRHWKITKLAVDLNRCYTIDFLISTLNFVLRTIYFCFLNLKFLVSAPKHKRSINVPKPMTIIFFLSVVAKYIWVCYRCDLACMEMNETLNHVRRLLLRKELKYNRTAYKTTKRFIYQINSQPVAFTACRLFSIDRNLLKKICGVTTTYFIILLQFQSSADS, from the exons ATGCTTGGATATCAATTCTATCACTTTTCTTGCTGGTATTACTTCCCCGTTTACCACCTGAGCAAGCTTACAGGTGTCCTTCACGTTGGTATTGATCGGAAAGCTCTGCAGAAAAGCAATGATACGAAACAAAAAA AGCTTCCGATCTTCAAGATTAGCATAACGTCGTGGCTGGTGTTCTGCGCGTGGGCGGTGCTGAACGCCAAAGTGGTGGATCACGTGTCGGACATGACGAGGACGGGGATGCAGAAGTACAACTCGTGCTTCGACGAGGTCTGCTCGGAGAGCGTGTGCCGCTCGGCGTGCGCCCACTACGCCATCGCGTGGGTGGCCGAGACCCACTGCGCCCTCAGCCTCCTCCTGGGGCTCCTCTACCGCCCGGCCAAGCTCCGCAAGCTCCTCAACGACCTCTACCACCAAGCCACCCTCGCCAGAGTCACTTTCCCCGTCCAGATCTGCGTCAGCACCTTCGTATTGCTCG GTATTCACGCATGCACTTTCTGGATGCAATGGCAACGGAACAACTATGGAGTGGGGTTTCTCCACCGCTTCGGGTATGCCTACATTGCTATGATCACCCCCATCATCCATGAGACCTTCATAGCTGCGCTCGTTACCTGCGTCGAGGTcctcttcaaaaacttcaacgCTCAAATCGATCGTCTTTGTGCTCTCGACTCCGTTGCCGTTTTCCAAGAAGACATGACCTCCAAAATTGAAGCGCTCACACACAGGCACTGGAAG ataACGAAGCTGGCGGTGGACCTAAACCGATGTTACACGATCGACTTCCTCATATCAACTCTGAATTTCGTGCTGAGGACTATCTACTTCTGCTTCCTGAACCTTAAATTCTTGGTCTCGGCGCCCAAACATAAGCGTTCGATCAATGTGCCGAAACCAATGacaatcatattttttctgtCCGTCGTCGCGAAATATATTTGGGTCTGTTACCGCTGTGATTTAGCCTGCATGGAG ATGAATGAGACGCTGAACCATGTAAGAAGACTGCTGCTCAGGAAGGAATTAAAGTACAATAGAACAGCATACAAAACA ACAAAACGATTCATCTATCAGATAAATTCCCAACCAGTTGCGTTTACAGCTTGCCGTCTTTTTTCCATTGATCGGAACTTGTTAAAAAAG ATTTGCGGCGTAACCACAACATACTTCATAATATTGTTGCAGTTCCAATCATCGGCAGATTCGTAA
- the Arp10 gene encoding actin-related protein 10, with the protein MPLPIQHEYPLSRGSLHDFGITVDKQPSVIEFGTKYTKFGFIGEPSPRCIIPSEVTLSDTNETRKLFSYTSEEDLYYLLVELIHALYYKFALTPKGRRVVIVESLLASTLFKDTLAKVLFDHYHFAVVTFVPSHLVSIYTLAISSGLVIDVGHEEAVVIPVFENFPVLKGWQGQSRAAKAVEEHLKSLLIEDVEQNSDSEEAKKKSIELINKLSDSTLEDIRVRCCFVTTYERSLLLAEGKEPKPCPPSVDYYINGDTKLIIPGSIREKAYETIFQKDGEQNSLPNMVLDSILQCSIDARKKLAENLIIIGGTSMALGFKPRLDAELKALIKVPAYNDKLFLTTFKYHTPPTKANCVTWLGGSIFGATESCIHHAVTKENYNSQATSYPDWSNYYIRQMGDLRISPEL; encoded by the exons ATGCCTTTGCCAATACAGCATGAATATCCTCTTTCTCGGGGATCTCTGCATGATTTCGGTATCACCGTTGACAAACAACCATCAGTCATAGAGTTTGGAACAAAATATACCAA gtttGGTTTTATTGGAGAACCAAGTCCACGTTGTATCATACCATCTGAAGTCACTCTATCGGATACTAATGAAACTAGAAAATTATTCAGCTACACCTCAGAAGAAGATTTATATTATTTACTTGTAGAATTAATTCATGCTCTTTATTACAA gtTTGCCCTTACTCCTAAGGGTCGAAGAGTTGTCATCGTAGAATCTCTCTTAGCTTCAACTCTCTTTAAAGATACCTTAGCCAAAGTTCTATTTGACCATTATCAT TTTGCTGTTGTTACGTTTGTTCCATCTCATCTAGTCAGCATATACACTCTCGCAATCTCTTCAGGATTAGTTATCGACGTTGGTCATGAAGAGGCCGTGGTCATccctgtttttgaaaatttcccagtATTGAAAGGTTGGCAAGGGCAATCAAGAGCAGCAAAAGCCGTTGAAGA GCACTTGAAATCTTTGTTAATTGAAGATGTAGAACAAAATTCAGATTCGGAAGAAgcgaagaaaaaatcaattgagTTGATTAATAAACTTTCTGATTCAACATTGGAAGATATTCGAG TTCGATGCTGCTTTGTGACAACATATGAGCGTAGTCTGCTCTTAGCGGAAGGAAAGGAGCCGAAACCTTGCCCACCATCAGTTGATTACTACATCAACGGTGACACAAAATTAATAATTCCTGGAAGTATTCGAGAGAAAGCTTACGAAACAATATTTCAAAAAGATGGGGAACAGAATTCGTTGCCAAATATGGTGTTAGATTCCATTTTGCAG TGCTCCATAGATGCTAGGAAGAAATTAGCAGAAAACCTTATTATAATTGGTGGCACAAGTATGGCCTTAGGATTCAAACCCAGATTAGATGCTGAACTTAAAGCTTTGATCAAAGTACCAGCCTACAATGATAAACTGTTTCTTACTACATTCAAGTATCACACACCTCCGACGAAGGCCAATTGTGTCACTTGGTTAGGAG GATCAATTTTCGGTGCAACGGAGAGTTGCATTCACCATGCTGTCACTAAAGAAAATTATAACTCTCAAGCCACCTCCTACCCTGATTGGTCAAACTATTACATACGGCAGATGGGTGATTTAAGGATAAGCCCAGAGTTGTAG
- the LOC109029949 gene encoding protein dpy-30 homolog — protein MSVDSSSGTGTTPADSDSTFKVPTGNGANGVSKDEKLAKSEKDSGSEGSKAKKSRVDFQSLPTRQYLDQTVVPILLKGLSTLAKQRPPDPIAFLADFLVKNKSSYDNPSSSSN, from the exons ATGAGCG TTGATTCATCGTCCGGAACTGGAACCACTCCTGCTGACAGTGATAGCACCTTCAAAGTGCCGACTGGGAATGGCGCAAACGGTGTTTCTAAAGATGAG aaacTTGCAAAATCAGAAAAAGACTCTGGCTCTGAAGGAAGCAAGGCAAAGAAATCTCGCGTGGACTTTCAGTCATTGCCAACGCGACAATACCTCGATCAAACTGTTGTACCAATCTTGTTGAAAGGCCTTTCAACCCTGGCTAAACAGAG gccTCCGGATCCAATTGCTTTTCTTGctgattttcttgtgaaaaacaAAAGTTCTTATGATAACCCCTCAAGCTCCTCAAATTAA